In a genomic window of Henningerozyma blattae CBS 6284 chromosome 9, complete genome:
- the PWP2 gene encoding snoRNA-binding rRNA-processing protein PWP2 (similar to Saccharomyces cerevisiae PWP2 (YCR057C); ancestral locus Anc_6.325), with protein MKSDFHFSNLLGTVYRQGNLVFSHDGKQLLSPVGNRVSVFDLINNKSFTFEYEHRKNISTFDLNRQGTLLLSVDDDGRAILVNFKSRNVLHHFNFKEKCTHLKFSPDGKWFAIASGRFLQIWKTPDVGQDRQFAPFVRHRIQAGHFQDLTSVSWSHDSRFLLTTSKDLTSRIWSVASEDKELASTTFAGHRDYVLGAFFSQDQEKIYTVSKDGALFVWEYTTDPDEEDVEDESDEEIDLSKYSWRITAKHYFFANQAKVKCVTFHPQTNMLVVGFTNGEFRLYELPSFVLLQQLSMGQHPVNTVSVNSTGEWLAFGSKTLGQLLVYEWQSESYILKQQGHFDTLNGLTYSPDGSRVVTASEDGKIKIWDVVSGFCLATFEEHTSAVSAVQFSKRGQVLFSASLDGTVRAWDLIRYRNFRTFTAAERIQFNSLAVDPSGEVVCAGSIDNYEIQVWSVQTGQLLDCLAGHEGPVSCLAFSQENNVLASASWDKTIRVWSIFGRSQQVEPIDVSADVLALSIRPDGRQVAVSTLKGQITMFDIESGLQVGNIDCRRDIISGRHLEDRFTSKNSERSKYFTTIHYSFDGLALVAAGNNNSICLYDIPNEVLLKRFVVSKNMTLNGTLEFLNSSRMTEAGSLDLIDRDGENSDLEDRVDDSLPGSNRGGDLSTRRLRPEIRVTSIQFSPTANAFAAASTEGLLIYSVDDTMLFDPFDLDMDVTPENVIEILKEKEYLNALVLAFRLNETYLINKVYEAIPISEIPLIGSSLPVVYASRFLKFIGDFSMESQHIEFNLLWIKSIISSHGNYMSSHKHEFSTSLRTVQRFIGRIAKDITTTYSDNKYGAMFLVSTDGSNGKDEVDVDDMELINENEENEKTTSDQEMEPESRDDSKDDDAEDDDDEEGWIGFDEKKKQNLQFEEPGESDDEDMI; from the coding sequence ATGAAATCagattttcatttttcaaatttactGGGTACTGTTTATAGACAAGGGAATCTAGTCTTTTCGCATGATGGTAAACAGCTATTATCGCCAGTTGGTAATCGTGTTTCTGTATTTGACCtaattaataacaaatCGTTCACTTTTGAATATGAAcatagaaaaaatatctctacctttgatttaaatagaCAAGgaactttattattatccgTTGATGACGACGGTAGAGCCATTTTagtaaattttaaatcaagaAACGTTTTGCatcattttaattttaaagaaaaatgcaCTCATCTAAAGTTCAGTCCAGATGGTAAATGGTTTGCAATTGCATCTGGTAGATTTCTACAGATTTGGAAAACTCCAGATGTTGGTCAAGATCGTCAATTTGCTCCCTTTGTTCGTCACAGAATTCAAGCAGGTCATTTTCAAGATCTAACTTCTGTTTCATGGTCTCATGATTCCAGGTTTTTATTGACCActtcaaaagatttaacTTCCAGAATATGGTCTGTTGCTTCTGAAGATAAAGAGTTGGCTTCAACTACCTTTGCTGGTCATAGAGATTATGTATTAGGTGCCTTCTTTAGCCAGgatcaagaaaaaatttatactGTTAGTAAAGATGGTGCTTTATTCGTATGGGAATATACTACAGACcctgatgaagaagatgttGAGGATGAAAGTGACGAAGAGATAGATTTGTCGAAATATAGCTGGAGAATAACTGCAAAACATTACTTTTTTGCAAATCAAGCAAAGGTTAAATGTGTTACTTTCCATCCACAAACTAATATGCTAGTTGTTGGTTTCACTAATGGTGAATTTAGATTATATGAATTGCCATCATTTGTATTGTTACAACAATTGTCCATGGGTCAGCATCCAGTGAATACTGTAAGTGTTAATTCAACTGGTGAGTGGCTAGCTTTTGGCTCTAAAACTCTTGGTCAATTATTAGTTTATGAATGGCAATCTGAGtcttatattttaaagcaACAGGGCCATTTTGACACTTTGAATGGCTTAACATATTCCCCTGATGGTTCTAGAGTAGTAACTGCATCTGAAGATGGtaagataaaaatttggGACGTTGTTTCTGGTTTTTGCTTAGCTACATTTGAAGAGCACACATCTGCTGTATCTGCTGTCCAATTTTCCAAGAGAGGTcaagtattattttcagcTTCATTAGATGGTACTGTTAGAGCGTGGGATTTAATTAGATATCGTAATTTTAGAACATTTACTGCCGCAGAAagaattcaattcaattctttaGCAGTTGATCCATCAGGCGAAGTTGTGTGTGCTGGGTCCATTGATAACTATGAAATTCAAGTTTGGTCTGTCCAAACAGGTCAATTATTAGATTGTTTAGCAGGTCATGAAGGGCCAGTTTCATGTCTAGCATTTAGCCAAGAAAACAATGTCCTAGCATCAGCATCTTGGGATAAAACTATTAGAGTGTGGTCAATTTTTGGTAGATCCCAGCAGGTGGAACCTATTGATGTAAGTGCTGATGTGTTAGCGTTATCTATCAGACCAGATGGTAGACAAGTAGCTGTTTCTACACTAAAGGGTCAAATTACAATGTTTGATATCGAGAGCGGTTTACAGGTTGGGAATATCGATTGTAGGAGAGATATTATATCAGGTAGACATTTAGAAGATAGATTTACCTCAAAAAATTCAGAAAGAtcgaaatattttactacCATTCATTACAGTTTTGATGGTTTAGCTTTGGTTGCTGCAGGGAATAATAACTCTATTTGTTTATATGATATTCCTAACGAAGTATTACTAAAAAGGTTTGTCGTCTCTAAAAATATGACATTAAATGGTACTTTGGAATTCCTAAACAGTAGTAGAATGACTGAAGCTGGTTCTTTAGACTTAATCGATCGTGATGGTGAAAACTCAGATTTAGAGGACCGTGTGGACGATTCACTGCCCGGATCTAACAGAGGGGGGGATTTGTCTACCAGAAGATTAAGGCCCGAGATTAGAGTAACATCGATTCAATTTTCTCCAACTGCTAATGCATTTGCTGCTGCTTCTACAGAGGGGTTATTAATATACTCTGTGGACGATACCATGTTATTTGATCCATTTGATTTGGATATGGATGTTACACCAGAAAATGTAATAgagattttaaaagaaaaagaatatttgaatgCACTTGTTCTAGCCTTTAGATTGAACGAAACATacttaataaataaagtttATGAAGCTATACCGATTTCTGAGATTCCTCTAATTGGTAGTTCTCTTCCAGTTGTGTATGCATCTCGGttcttgaaatttattGGTGATTTCTCTATGGAATCCCAGCATATTGAATTCAACTTATTATGgataaaatcaattatttccTCACACGGTAATTATATGAGTTCACATAAGCACGAATTTTCAACTTCGTTGCGTACAGTTCAAAGGTTTATTGGTAGAATTGCCAAAGATATTACCACCACTTATTCTGATAATAAATACGGTGCTATGTTTTTAGTTTCTACAGATGGTTCTAACGGTAAAGATGAAGTAGATGTAGATGATATGGAActaataaatgaaaatgaagaaaatgagAAAACAACTTCTGATCAGGAAATGGAACCAGAGTCAAGAGATGATTctaaagatgatgatgctgaagatgatgatgatgaagaaggaTGGATTGGCTTTGACGAAAAGAAGAAACAGAATTTACAATTTGAAGAACCTGGTGAGTCAGATGATGAGGATATgatctaa
- the YIH1 gene encoding Yih1p (similar to Saccharomyces cerevisiae YIH1 (YCR059C); ancestral locus Anc_6.327): MSIDHEELEQELETLEAIYPDLLSSREKGTGLIAMKVPQHEYVTVRISFPSNYPSKEPPHVLEVIMDSNHHANETFDRKYLIQLFQEVMDSVFHKENVCLFDFFSELDGVLYIEQDEENEANSLQEDHSKLISTDPFEGWFASDPITDRKSTFLGLATHVKSEEEAFMKLDLLKTDPKIRKSHHVMCAWRIKELSNDGKEITFQDSDDDGETAAGSRMLHLISLMDTWGVLVVVVRWFGGIHLGPDRFKHINLTARQAVINAGFQRNTK; encoded by the coding sequence atgtcAATAGATCATGAGGAATTAGAGCAAGAATTGGAAACTCTAGAAGCAATTTATCCAGATCTTCTTTCTTCTAGAGAAAAAGGAACGGGGTTGATTGCCATGAAAGTTCCCCAACACGAATATGTTACTGTGAGAATATCATTCCCATCTAACTACCCTTCGAAGGAGCCACCTCACGTCTTAGAAGTTATAATGGACTCCAACCATCATGCAAATGAAACATTtgatagaaaatatttaattcaattatttcaaGAAGTTATGGACTCTGTCTTTCATAAGGAAAATGTTTGCttatttgatttctttTCTGAGTTAGATGGTGTGTTATATATTGAGCAAGATGAGGAGAATGAAGCTAATAGCCTACAGGAAGACCACAGTAAATTAATATCCACAGATCCTTTTGAAGGTTGGTTCGCCTCTGACCCTATTACAGATCGTAAATCTACATTTTTAGGATTAGCCACACATGTTAAATCTGAGGAAGAAGCATTTATGAAACTTGACTTACTGAAAACAGATCCAAAAATCAGAAAATCCCATCATGTTATGTGTGCTTGGAGAATTAAAGAACTATCAAATGATGGAAAAGAAATCACATTTCAAGATTCAGATGATGACGGTGAGACAGCAGCAGGATCAAGAATGTTACATTTGATCTCACTAATGGACACTTGGGGTGTATTAGTTGTAGTAGTACGTTGGTTCGGTGGTATTCATCTTGGCCCAGACAGATTTAAGCATATTAATTTAACCGCAAGACAAGCAGTGATTAATGCTGGGTTTCAAAGAAACACGAAATAA
- the RXT2 gene encoding Rxt2p (similar to Saccharomyces cerevisiae RXT2 (YBR095C); ancestral locus Anc_3.336): protein MDAQLNEEEVINNFTRHILRNNSGNYPPLRKPLNNDFIYQDIGSITSNRGNKLLQKSELISKFKLNSTKSMDEECIYYNGSEHNLLQRRKRMKFNHSTDNSLDYEESLKDLIDIHSILTPINSLADLYNHPPHSRIFRNKILRSLEQQTVLNIEREQNGVIHYSSLLETFLGGHPAPLREEQLNLPAYDHQIEIPDESESDNETTTNTTTTTIMDSNSLVTGSKEKSNSPMESNSSVASTKDQFFGLPDIKPSKFASMPSFHSSKTKELSNSSSPQPDTKQEDNQNEIPQEDATEITQENPTTTTTTNEQTKTPTQYTQLSEEIETGRQLAQIALQRATEYVRNLQRARYCLARAERVRQRLNMWATEVATKDSAFTPTTTTNNNNNNNIIATPLETDSKVTKDSSSTTTRNVKKTK from the coding sequence atggatgcacaattaaatgaagaagaagtgATAAATAACTTCACAAGACATATACTTCGAAACAACAGCGGGAATTATCCTCCATTACGGAAACCATTGAATAATGATTTCATTTATCAAGATATAGGGTCCATCACTAGCAACAGAGGGAATAAGTTGTTACAAAAGAGTGAATTGATttccaaattcaaattaaattctaCTAAGTCTATGGATGAGGAATGTATTTATTACAATGGTAGTGAACacaatttattacaaaGGCGTAAACGAATGAAATTCAATCATTCCACAGACAATTCGTTAGATTATGAAGAATCGTTAAAGGATTTAATCGATATTCATTCAATCCTTACCCCCATCAATTCATTAGCAGATTTATATAACCATCCACCTCATTCAAGAATATTTAGGAATAAAATCCTTAGATCTTTAGAACAACAGAcagttttaaatattgaacgAGAACAGAATGGTGTGATCCATTACTCATCTCTTTTAGAAACCTTTTTAGGTGGACATCCAGCTCCCTTGAGAGAGgaacaattgaatttgCCTGCATATGATCATCAAATAGAGATACCAGATGAAAGTGAAAGTGATAATGAAACTACCACGAATACCACAACAACAACGATTATGGATTCCAATTCTCTTGTTACGGgatcaaaagaaaaatcaaattccCCCATGGAATCAAATTCTTCTGTAGCATCAACCAAAGATCAATTTTTTGGTTTACCTGATATAAAACCCTCTAAATTTGCAAGTATGCCCTCGTTCCATTCAAGTAAAACTAAAGAACTttccaattcttcttctcCACAGCCAGATACAAAACAAGAAGATaatcaaaatgaaataCCACAAGAAGATGCCACTGAAATAACGCAAGAAAATCCTACAACAACGACTACGACAAATGAACAAACAAAAACTCCAACTCAATATACTCAATTGagtgaagaaattgaaacaGGTAGACAGTTAGCTCAAATTGCTCTGCAGAGAGCCACGGAGTATGTTCGTAATTTACAACGTGCAAGATATTGTCTAGCAAGGGCCGAACGAGTAAGACAACGATTGAATATGTGGGCGACAGAAGTGGCTACAAAGGATTCTGCATTTACAcctactactactactaataataataataataataatataatagcAACTCCTTTAGAAACAGACTCAAAAGTTACAAAGGATTCGAGTAGCACAACAACTAGAAACGTTAAAAAgactaaataa
- the TBLA0I02260 gene encoding uncharacterized protein (similar to Saccharomyces cerevisiae ARE1 (YCR048W) and ARE2 (YNR019W); ancestral locus Anc_6.317): MEREQEMVLEKTAEEHATLHLRTQQVEIEPIPQVKEERHMNSKLESNVTTQDVKTHLDKLRHLKKVRTSKSTGKAISFFNDVKFANRPTIMDSYLKSHPFTGPIQENQVKVNEKMSSDKILTDTTHDNDQLFNTSFYGFYILFWMGLGFCSLKRIIDFYLDESSYRDSLFKTDVFLTMSTNLWNVFMLDLFLLVQMFVPFVVHYYIKSIYLKTNRIVWNSNYRNFFIFFELSFFFGSLLLIMRHSPGWSFNWISRIFLFLHSMVILMKMHSYTFYNSYLWNMLKDISLSKQYLRDSKIDLTFQETQLLEKDIIFANSEINSQSFNNNKDLFPQNITLKDFLRFCLFPVIIYQTEYPRNEKIRWGFVFEKFCATIGTIFLMMMVGEFLMWPGVKYGMSLRDTDLPLLDPIRILKWFNAAAHIIPGFSIMYILVFYLIWDALLNAIAELTRFGDRYFYGDWWNCVTWGEFSRIWNVPVHKFLLRYVYHSSITDWNFSKAQATWFTFILSAIFHELSMYVIFGRVRYYLFLFQLSQLPATVISENVWPFKNNPVLLNSLFWFGVCTGPTVICTLYLAL; this comes from the coding sequence ATGGAACGTGAACAAGAGATGGTGCTGGAGAAGACAGCTGAAGAACATGCCACATTACATTTAAGGACTCAACAAGTAGAAATCGAGCCAATACCACAAGTTAAAGAGGAAAGACACATGAACTCAAAGCTTGAAAGCAATGTGACAACTCAAGATGTTAAAACTCATTTAGACAAACTAAGACATTTGAAGAAAGTAAGGACGTCTAAATCCACAGGTAAGgccatttcttttttcaatgatGTAAAGTTCGCCAATAGACCTACTATTATGGATTCTTATTTGAAGAGTCACCCATTCACTGGACCTATTCAAGAAAACCAAGTGAAagttaatgaaaaaatgtCTTCAGATAAGATCCTTACTGACACTACTCATGACAATgatcaattatttaatacaaGTTTCTATGGgttttatatattgttttGGATGGGGCTTGGCTTTTGCTCTTTAAAGAGAATCATCGACTTTTATTTGGACGAATCAAGTTATAGAGATTCGTTGTTCAAGACAGATGTCTTTCTTACCATGTCTACAAATCTTTGGAACGTGTTCATGTTAgatttattcttattagtACAAATGTTTGTTCCTTTCGTCGTTCATTACTACATCAAATCCATCTATTTAAAGACAAATCGCATCGTTTGGAATAGCAATTAtagaaatttctttattttttttgaattgtCTTTCTTCTTTGGTTCCTTACTCCTAATAATGAGACACTCTCCAGGTTGGTCATTCAACTGGATCTCTAGGATCTTCCTATTCTTACATTCCATGGtcattttaatgaaaatgcaTTCATACACCTTTTATAACTCATATCTTTGGAATAtgttaaaagatatatctTTATCCAAACAATATTTAAGAGATTCAAAGATTGACTTAACATTCCAAGAAActcaattattagaaaaagatattattttcgCTAATTCTGAAATCAATTCCCAATcgtttaataataacaaagaTTTATTTCCACAAAACATTACTTTAAAGGATTTCTTAAGATTTTGTCTTTTCCCTGTTATTATCTATCAAACAGAATATCcaagaaatgaaaaaatcagATGGGGATTTgtctttgaaaaattttgtGCTACTATTGGTACAATATTCTTAATGATGATGGTGGgtgaatttttaatgtGGCCAGGTGTTAAATATGGGATGAGTTTACGCGATACAGATTTACCTCTATTAGATCCAATCCGTATTTTAAAATGGTTCAACGCTGCTGCTCATATCATCCCAGGATTTTCTATTATGTACATCCTTgtcttttatttgatttggGATGCTCTATTGAATGCTATTGCTGAATTGACAAGATTCGGTGACAGATACTTCTATGGAGATTGGTGGAATTGTGTTACTTGGGGTGAATTCAGTAGAATTTGGAATGTCCCAGTCCACAAATTCCTCTTAAGATACGTCTATCATAGTTCCATTACTGattggaatttttcaaaagctCAAGCCACTTGGTTCACTTTCATCTTGAGTGCTATTTTCCATGAATTATCAATGTATGTCATATTTGGAAGAGTTAGATATTACCTATTCTTATTCCAACTATCTCAATTACCTGCTACAGTTATTAGTGAAAATGTTTGGccatttaaaaataatccagttcttttaaattctttgtTTTGGTTCGGGGTTTGCACTGGCCCAACAGTTATTTGCACTTTATATTTAGCCTTATGA
- the TAH1 gene encoding Tah1p (similar to Saccharomyces cerevisiae TAH1 (YCR060W); ancestral locus Anc_6.328) produces MNFEELKAKGNISFKNGSYSEAISWYNRCISIDPSNPIGYSNKAMALLKADRFDEAITTCEKGLQLISKEDPENLIKQKLEYRLQSAKSSLRDYQKNYIPIEINEVDELHSEFSSL; encoded by the coding sequence ATGAATTTTGAGGAATTAAAAGCGAAAGGTAACATAAGCTTCAAGAATGGATCTTACTCTGAAGCTATCAGCTGGTATAACAGATGTATTTCTATAGATCCTAGTAATCCAATAGGATATAGCAATAAAGCAATGGCGCTTTTAAAAGCCGATCGGTTTGATGAAGCTATCACTACCTGCGAGAAAGGCTTACAGCTTATATCAAAAGAAGATcctgaaaatttaattaagcAGAAACTTGAGTATAGACTACAGTCTGCAAAAAGTAGCCTTCGAGactatcaaaaaaattacattccaattgaaataaatgaaGTTGACGAACTGCATAGTGAATTTTCTAGTCTCTGA
- the MPP6 gene encoding Mpp6p (similar to Saccharomyces cerevisiae YNR024W; ancestral locus Anc_6.326): MSGKLSSSVKSMKFMRFANGESEQSVEMSSNEAPQPKYAHDNSNWSLAPRKTEKSGNNKAKKVRIIKTKTRYSKPMNVGITTISRVAQESSFVRGRRVIETTNPTELENKKRKAESEASDQNKLVTEDEDDYVPDDNLDTLFKKGNKKQKYNK; encoded by the coding sequence ATGAGTGGGAAATTATCAAGCAGTGTTAAAAGCATGAAATTTATGCGTTTTGCAAATGGAGAAAGTGAGCAATCAGTTGAAATGAGTAGTAATGAAGCTCCTCAACCAAAATATGCTCACGATAACTCTAATTGGAGCTTGGCCCCTAGGAAGACTGAGAAGAGTGGGAATAATAAAGCTAAGAAAGTTCGCATAATTAAGACTAAAACTCGCTACAGTAAGCCAATGAATGTCGGAATTACTACTATTTCTCGTGTTGCACAGGAATCTTCATTTGTGCGAGGAAGAAGAGTTATTGAAACTACAAACCCTACTGAACTtgagaataaaaaaagaaaggcAGAGTCTGAGGCAAGTgatcaaaataaattagtaactgaggatgaagatgattATGTTCCAGATGATAATTTGGACACTTTGTTTAAGAAGGGTAACAAAAAACAGAAGTATAACAAATGA
- the RSC6 gene encoding Rsc6p (similar to Saccharomyces cerevisiae RSC6 (YCR052W) and SNF12 (YNR023W); ancestral locus Anc_6.322) codes for MSKNSHTNTPGPSGSAPPPPQQQIKPTTSTQPTDSYIPPYLTNLVPSLHSYEELKQMEKKLDIYLARKRIDLHQSVSQWNNSKSSPSTSINNTQYLRVFISNVSENQPWQIDQNSTSAQPSNTDDATHISNPNQSQQQQNPLKEAPSWTMRVEGRLLNDQAVDDPNRPKFSSFIQAIAVDFKRPEPDNDEDEDVDMTSDEANSDSINSNNNSNSNNNDTNSLNLTLPLQLPQQSSNTNNPNSNQQPSASTTNKTLNNSDNITGSNVITDAVEWQYDPKKLVEFDGLDIKRSGSENIQCTVTIQLRNTTGSRLEYSPELSSIIGIRKGSLHDAVYSLYKYILINNLIINNENENNSSSLTFGSNNDKTNGDSTFIQLNADLLNLLPDNSPLKRESTAILEDLINNSQLDNDMENSDSQNNNQQQQHQQEKQKQKLPTIKLPELLPLINNHIFPLRPIKVDYTIRTDRTSTYGDVVFDVEVPKSAKDQELGDLVTDGMSLLSEFNQLSNDLKPKLQTLDSQLGTLHLELNASAAKYQFFSKLADDPVSTLQEYIASTANALKVLSGDEGFNEDTVRRSQFYLDNEDVLFENLGVLLANGRM; via the coding sequence ATGTCGAAAAATTCTCATACAAATACTCCAGGTCCTTCGGGGTCTGCTCCTCCACCTCCACAACAACAGATTAAGCCAACAACTTCAACTCAACCAACTGATTCTTACATACCACCttatttaacaaatttagTACCTTCATTGCATTCttatgaagaattaaagcagatggaaaaaaaattagatatttatttggcACGCAAAAGAATAGATTTACACCAATCTGTTTCTCAATGgaataattctaaatcatcTCCATCAACctcaattaataatactcaATATTTGCGTGTTTTCATTTCAAATGTTTCTGAAAATCAACCTTGGCAAATAGATCAAAACTCAACATCCGCACAACCTTCAAATACAGATGATGCAACACATATATCAAATCCAAATCAATCCCAACAACAACAGAATCCATTGAAGGAAGCTCCTTCTTGGACAATGAGAGTTGAAGGGAGACTCTTAAATGATCAAGCAGTAGATGATCCAAACAGACCAAAATTTAGTTCTTTCATTCAAGCCATTGCTGTTGATTTTAAACGACCAGAACCAGATAATGACGAAGACGAAGATGTTGATATGACCAGTGATGAAGCTAATTCagattcaataaattctaataataacagtaATTCTAATAACAATGATACAAACTCTTTAAATCTTACATTACCTTTACAATTACCACAACAGTCTTCTAATACCAATAAtccaaattcaaatcaacAACCATCAGCTTCCACAACAAATAAGACTTTAAATAACTCTGATAATATAACAGGCTCAAATGTTATTACTGATGCAGTTGAATGGCAATATGATCCTAAGAAATTAGTAGAATTTGATGGTTTAGACATTAAAAGGTCTGGTAGCGAAAACATTCAATGCACTGTTACAATTCAACTTAGAAACACTACTGGCTCACGTTTAGAATATTCACCAGAATTGTCTTCAATTATTGGTATTAGGAAAGGATCGTTACATGATGCTGTTTATTCtttatacaaatatattttgataaacaatttaattatcaacaatgagaatgaaaataatagcTCTAGTTTAACTTTTGGCTccaataatgataaaactAATGGTGATAGTacatttattcaattaaatgCAGACTTACTAAATTTATTACCCGACAACTCTCCATTAAAAAGAGAATCAACTGCTATACTGGAGGATCTAATAAACAATTCACAACTTGATAACGATATGGAGAATAGTGAttctcaaaataataaccaacaacaacaacaccaacaagaaaagcaaaagcaGAAATTACCAACCATTAAACTACCCGAGCTCCTaccattaattaataatcatatttttcCTTTACGCCCAATAAAAGTAGATTATACAATCAGAACAGACAGAACTTCTACGTATGGTGACGTAGTTTTTGATGTTGAAGTCCCAAAATCAGCCAAGGATCAGGAGCTAGGTGATTTGGTTACAGATGGCATGTCTTTATTAAGTGAATTTAACCAATtatcaaatgatttaaaaccTAAACTGCAAACTTTAGATTCTCAACTGGGTACTTTACACCTAGAATTAAATGCTTCTGCAGCTAAATATCAATTCTTCAGTAAGCTTGCTGATGATCCTGTATCCACATTACAAGAATACATTGCGTCAACTGCAAACGCCCTTAAAGTATTATCAGGTGATGAGGGTTTCAATGAAGATACAGTTAGAAGATCACAATTCTATcttgataatgaagatgtACTATTTGAAAATCTTGGCGTATTATTAGCTAACGGAAGaatgtaa